One Triticum dicoccoides isolate Atlit2015 ecotype Zavitan chromosome 4B, WEW_v2.0, whole genome shotgun sequence genomic window carries:
- the LOC119294144 gene encoding uncharacterized protein LOC119294144 encodes MPAATGGQPAGGRVGKMQKSMRKRRGKHIGCFNKKQNASRTKLMQRPIHPDITFEDGFGNLVKSCQSSSSERTKQIESELSESFVSLASFVDGTHVINSFEEEFEDNTWSTLSENVALTMSECVVSLASFNGNSRCFACTGVYINCNPVRILTTASLVKTSGDGNKIDDNLRIEVHLNNKQHVTGTLKHYDLRYNVAVVEIMGSYSSCAVDVEERISFTPNIEVLAVGRLFERPKLMASRGVLIDRESKLACEELGISTCKITKAGIGGPLIDACGNLIGMNFFHDEETPYLPREKIQEVLGYFDEQCMSNDSWSEPRDRYYIPAFYSIPYGLFGDEYFDNKKDAYSPSPVLC; translated from the exons ATGCCCGCTGCCACCGGTGGTCAACCAGCCGGAGGAAG GGTTGGGAAGATGCAGAAAAGCATGCGCAAGCGAAGAGGCAAGCACATAGGTTGCTTTAACAAAAAGCAAAATGCTAGCAGAACAAAACTTATGCAAC GACCTATCCATCCAGATATTACATTTGAAGATGGATTTGGTAACTTGGTTAAATCCTGTCAAAGTTCCTCGAGTGAACGCACCAAACAGATTGAGTCAGAACTATCAGAAAGTTTTGTCTCCCTTGCTTCATTTGTTG ATGGTACGCATGTGATTAACTCTTTTGAAGAGGAATTTGAGGACAATACCTGGAGCACACTCAGTGAAAATGTTGCTTTAACTATGTCTGAATGTGTCGTCTCACTTGCTTCATTCAATG GAAATTCAAGGTGTTTTGCTTGCACAGGCGTATATATAAACTGTAATCCCGTGAGAATCCTTACTACAGCAAGTTTGGTTAAAACTTCTGGCGATGGAAACAAGATTGATGATAACTTGCGG ATTGAAGTGCACCTTAATAATAAACAACATGTCACGGGGACATTGAAACATTATGATCTACGCTATAATGTTGCAGTTGTTGAGATCATGGGTTCCTACAGTTCTTGTGCAGTGGATGTGGAAGAGCGTATTTCTTTCACCCCTAATATTGAGGTTTTAGCTGTAGGGCGTCTCTTTGAACGTCCAAAATTAATGGCCTCAAGAGGGGTGTTAATTGACAGAGAAAGCAAACTtgcttgcgaagagcttgggatttCCACTTGTAAAATCACCAAG GCTGGGATTGGAGGGCCTCTTATTGATGCTTGTGGGAATTTGATTGGCATGAATTTCTTCCATGATGAAGAAACCCCATACCTACCGAGGGAAAAAATTCAGGAAGTCTTGGGATATTTTGATGAACAATG CATGTCGAATGACAGTTGGTCTGAACCAAGAGATCGTTATTATATACCAGCTTTCTACTCTATACCGTATGGTTTGTTCGGAGATGAGTACTTTGATAACAAAAAGGATGCATATTCTCCGTCTCCGGTTTTGTGTTGA